In Merismopedia glauca CCAP 1448/3, the genomic stretch AATGCCTTATTGTGCGTTGGACTAGCTTATTTAGCCGCTAAACCAGGAGAAAGAGTAGTCATCAGCTAACACCAAATTCCTAGCGGACTAAAGTGAAGTGAAGAGGGCGGGTTTTGTTTAGTATCAATTGCTTCGCAGGGATTTGCTTGCTAAACCCGCCCCTACAAAAATAAATGTGGAACACCTTATGAGCATTACCATTAGTGGCAAAATCGAACGTAAAGGCTTTGGAATGGGGACTTGGGCGCTAGTAGGGGATGATGGCGAAACCTACGAACTCAAGGATGCACCAGAAGAGTTACGCCAATCAGGAATTAAAGCCAAGGTAACAGGTGAAATCCGAAAAGATGTTATGACTTTAGCTATGATCGGGCAAGTTTTAGAAGTTTCTAGCTTTGAAACCGAGTAATTTTAGCTAGCAACAACTGCATCCAAAACTGCTTGTAACTTAGTTCTAAATTCACCTTTGGGATGACCGCCTTTGACTTCACCTAGTACTTGAAATTCACCTTCTGGGCGATCGCAAATAATATAAGTTGGCCATCCCATTTGTGATTTATCGGGATATTGACTCAGCAAAATTTGACGATATTTCCGATAAGTTGCGGTATCTTGCATTTTTACATCAATGAACTTTAATCCCAATTCTTCAGCAACTTTTTGGTCATAAAAAGCCATTTTGTGACAAATTCCGCATTCTTCTGAAGAAAATTTAATTACAGCCCGTTCCATAGTTTACCCCTTAACCTATTAAATACTTAAACCACAATGAAGAGGCTATTACTGAAAATCCTATCATATAGGCAACTCCAAGTATTAGTAATTAATTGCATAATTTAAGACAAGTAGATTTTTAATTACGTAAGACATCATCAAAACCTATGACATTTTATCAAAAATAACCATAATTCCTTTACCAGTTATTGGGGAGAAATAGGATTTGCTCCCAAATTCATGGAGATGAAACATTATTAACCCAAGTTGCTAGTGATAAATTGGATGTACTCTTGAGGGATTGGGGACTGGAGGACACGGGAAGTAAAATTTAATTAGCAATCAACAATCAACAATCAACAATCAACAAACAAGTCAAAAATAGTAACTAGCAACTTACGTTATTATTATTTCCCACAATCTACATATAATTGGATTAGTCAGGAACTAGTCTCAACTAATAAGCATCTAAAAAAATAGATGGAGAGTTAGGATTTGGATTAAATTAGGAGTTATATTGATACAAAATAGTGACGAAAGTGAGCCTTACAATCGACCTCATCAAGCGAGAGAGGTGGAAGAATTTGGTGCTGATAAAAAGCAAGAAGCAGAAGCTGAATGGCTAGATCTAGAGGCATCTGAAGATGATGATATAGCTTTAGTATCAGGTTTGTTTCGCCAAATCTCTCAAGAAACTCCAACAAGTCATAATATTCCTGAAACTCCAGAATTTATTTATCATCCAGAAATCAGTTATACCGAGAAACCAGAACTTCAAACTGAAAACTTATCCAAAACTCAGCTACCGAAACCACAGAAAGCCTATTTAATAGGGATAGGATTAGCGATCGCCCTGGCTATAACTAGTTTACTCAGTTTGGTTTTGGTGCGACTTGAACCAAATAATACTCCCGTCACCAGAGTACCTTCACCAACTACCAAATCGAACCCTTCCAGAAGTGAAAACTTCCAAAACCTAGATACTCCTCAACTGACCCGCATCGCCTCTCAAAAGTTCACTCAAGGAGACATAACTGGTGGTATAGCAGCCTTAGAAGTTCTCTTAGATCGCAACGCCCTCAGCGAAACTAAACAAGCCCTAGCCGCCATTTCCTTGGGACAAATGGATACAGCAGAAATCAGCTTTTTGCGAGGGAGACTGATTTGGCAATCTTTAAATGGAAAAAGTAACGCCACTGAGATCCAAAAAGCTAGAGAATTTTGGCAAAATTCCGTCAAAAAGCAGCCTAATTCCGTTTTATATCGTAATGCACTAGGTTTTGCTTACTACGCCGAGAATAAATTTAATGAAGCTATCGATATTTGGTTTGAGGCGATCGCTTTGGGAGAACAATCTCAATTAGAAATTCTAGCCAAACCTGCCAAAAAACAAGTTTTGAATAACTATGCTGGTATAGCTTTAGCCTTGTGGCGTGTCGCAGATACTCAACCACCAGTCCGCAAGCAAGAATTAGAGCAAGAATCCATGAAACTAGGTAGCAAAGTGCTAATAGAAGCACCAACAGATTTTCAGCCAGAAAACCTCTCTCAAGACTGGATGTGGTCAAAAACAGCAATTGAGGACTGGCGCTCTTTTTTAAAAGAAAAGTCTCGTCAATCCATTAAATAGCAAGTAAAAGCTTAGCTGTCCATCCAACTGTTATGGAGACGATCGCTTTTGCAATTCTTTCAAGCTTTGGTACATTTCTGGGAGTCTGTTGTAGACAGCCGTAGCTTTCAGGAATAATTTGTGCGGAATGGCGGGAATTCCGGTTACCATAGTTCCGGCGGCGACATTGCTGTGAATTCCAGCTTTAGCAGTGGCGATCGCACCATCTCCAATTTCTGCTTGGTTAGAAATCCCCACCTGTCCTGCTAATAAGACATTATTCCCTACTTTGACCCCTCCAGCTAAGCCAACTTGAGCAGCTATTGCCGTATTTGAGCCAATCGTGCAACCATGACCGATATGTACTAAATTATCCAGCTTGGTATCCTGTTTAATTCTGGTTTCTCCGACGGCTGGACGGTCAACGGTGCTATTACAACCGACTTCTACCCCATTTTCTAAGATTGTATAGCCCGATTGCTCCATCTTGAACCAACCCGTGGGAGTAGGGACAAATCCAAAGCCTTCCGCACCGATGACAGCACCACTATGAATCACGCAATTAGAGCCGATTTGACTGCGTTCGTGGATAGTACAATTGGCATGAAGGATCGTATCGTTCCCAATCTGCACCTCTGGATAAATGACAACATTAGGGTAGATTGAAACGCGATCGCCGATTTTAACCGCTGCTTCGATCGCTACATGAGCGCCAATATAGCAATCTTTGCCAATCGTAGCGGTTGAGTCAATGACAGCAGTGGAATGGATTTGGGGTTGAGGCAAGAAAGGTTGGTAGAATAGGGCGATCGCTTCTGCAAAAACTAATCTGGTTTCTGGTGCTGCCATCCAAGCAATACCTCTAGCAGTAGCCTTATCCTGCAATCCTGAATCTTCTGGCAAAATCAAAGCGCTAGCACCTGTTTTATCCACATAACTAGCATATTTTTTTCCTTCTATATAGCTAATAGTTCCAGACTTAGCATCATCTATCGGTGCAATTCCCACAATTTCCATATCGGAATCTGGGTTCAACTCCAAACTATTTTTAGTAGCTTTAGCACCAATCTTTTGAACTAATTCGCTAAATTTCATCTGTTCTCAATGTCCTCAATTTCCAAATCTGCATACTGAGAAAAAGAACCTAGATCCCAAACCTCTCCCGCAGCGATCGCATCTACATTTTGCCACAGCCACAGTTCTCTTTCCGCAATTGCAGCAAGGGAATCTAATCGTATTTATGCTGGGCAATGTAGCATGACCCAATTTGGATTGGCGATCGCATATAAGTAATTATTATACTATAGCAGAATTCGCCAGAATACAGTCTATAAAGACTTAATAAAAACTTTTTTGCCCGAAAAAAGCCATCGATATTGTGTGAAACCTAAAATTCTGATGCTAAAACCTTGAAAGTAGTGAATATTACGAAAATCCACTTCAAGTAAACGTTATGACTAATAATTCATCAATAAAACCTATAGAAACAACAGGTCGTTATTTGGTTCTTCTTCCTGAAGGATCTGCGAGTGCTGGAATTAGAGCCTTAAATGACAGGACAGGGGTTAACACGAGTTGAAATCTAACTAGTGGAAACTCTTGGGTAGCGTAAGTTTTCTGATATTATGTTCAGCTGCAACTATCTACTTATCAAATTTTCAATCTGTCCAAACTTCTCAAAATCAACCTTTTACTCAAGGTACTGAGATGTCCCAAATCAAAATATCAGTGTCTGTTGACGAGGCTCATTTACCTCAGATCCAGGAAGTTTCCCAGCATTTACAGTCATCTGGGATGAAGGTAGATCAAACTTTATCTAGTATTGGTATTATTAGCGGTTCTATTCCAGAAGATAGGTTGAACAGTCTTCGTCAGATTGATGGAGTACAAAACGTTGAAACTCAGCAAAGTTATCAACTAGCCCCTCCTAACTCTAACATCCAATAAGTTTTTAGATTTAGATTGGGATGAGATTGTCCTTCAGCTTATTTGTATCGTTTTCCCCATTGCTTGACCAGCTAAGTAACCAGTAGTCCAAGCACTTTGAAAATTAAACCCACCTGTCACGCCATCAATATCTAAAATCTCTCCCGCAAAGTATAGTCCTGGGTGAATTTTGCTTTCCATAGTTTTAAAATCAACTTCTTTTAAATCTACGCCTCCACAAGTCACAAATTCGTCTTTAAAAACTCCTTTACCCTGGATTTGATATTCTCCTTGGAGCAATTGATGTAATAGTCGATCCAACTGTTTATTAGGTAGTTCCGCCCAACGAGTATCGGGTTGAATTTCTGAAGCTATAACTAACCTTTCCCATAATCTACTAGGAATAGGAACCGGACAACTACTAATAATATGCCTTCTAGGAAGTTGAGATTTAACTAATAATAACATCTCTCGCAAAGGCTCTAATTTGTATTGGGGTAACCAATTAATAATTAAACTAGTTTTATAATTAACATCATGTAATTCCCTAGCACCCCAAGCTGATAACTTTAAAATTGCAGGACCACTAATACCCCAATGAGTAATTAATAATGGACCACTCTGCTCTAATTTATTTTTACCACCTAAAGGCAAACGAACTTTAACATTAGTGACGCTAACACCAGGTAAATCTTGGAGTCTAGGATCTGAGATTTGGAAAGTAAATAGAGAAGGAACTGGAGGAATTACTTGATGTCCGCAATATTTCGCCCATTTCCACCCAGACGGACTATTACCTGTGGCAAGGAGGAGGCGATCGCATTCCCAAATTTGTCCGCTTTTTCCTTTAACTAGCCATTTCCCAGCTTCAAAAGCAATCTCCGTCACCATGATTCCGGTGCGTACCTTTACCCCAGCGATTTCGGCTGCATCTAACAAGCACTGCACAATAGTTTCTGAACTATCCGTAGTCGGAAACATTCTCCCATCAGCTTCAGTTTTTAATTCTACTCCCTGAGACTCAAACCAAGCCACGGTATCTTTAGCCTGGAAGCGGCTAAAAGCACCCCGTAAAGCCTTCCCACCCCTAGGATAATGTTGGACTAGCAAGGAGGGATCGAAGCAGCCGTGCGTGACATTACAGCGTCCACCACCAGAGATTTTAACCTTACTCAGAGGTTCCCTACCTGCTTCCAACAAAATTACTCTAGCATCAGGATAATTTTCCCCGCAGGT encodes the following:
- a CDS encoding thioredoxin family protein; translated protein: MERAVIKFSSEECGICHKMAFYDQKVAEELGLKFIDVKMQDTATYRKYRQILLSQYPDKSQMGWPTYIICDRPEGEFQVLGEVKGGHPKGEFRTKLQAVLDAVVAS
- a CDS encoding tetratricopeptide repeat protein, with product MIQNSDESEPYNRPHQAREVEEFGADKKQEAEAEWLDLEASEDDDIALVSGLFRQISQETPTSHNIPETPEFIYHPEISYTEKPELQTENLSKTQLPKPQKAYLIGIGLAIALAITSLLSLVLVRLEPNNTPVTRVPSPTTKSNPSRSENFQNLDTPQLTRIASQKFTQGDITGGIAALEVLLDRNALSETKQALAAISLGQMDTAEISFLRGRLIWQSLNGKSNATEIQKAREFWQNSVKKQPNSVLYRNALGFAYYAENKFNEAIDIWFEAIALGEQSQLEILAKPAKKQVLNNYAGIALALWRVADTQPPVRKQELEQESMKLGSKVLIEAPTDFQPENLSQDWMWSKTAIEDWRSFLKEKSRQSIK
- the lpxD gene encoding UDP-3-O-(3-hydroxymyristoyl)glucosamine N-acyltransferase, whose product is MKFSELVQKIGAKATKNSLELNPDSDMEIVGIAPIDDAKSGTISYIEGKKYASYVDKTGASALILPEDSGLQDKATARGIAWMAAPETRLVFAEAIALFYQPFLPQPQIHSTAVIDSTATIGKDCYIGAHVAIEAAVKIGDRVSIYPNVVIYPEVQIGNDTILHANCTIHERSQIGSNCVIHSGAVIGAEGFGFVPTPTGWFKMEQSGYTILENGVEVGCNSTVDRPAVGETRIKQDTKLDNLVHIGHGCTIGSNTAIAAQVGLAGGVKVGNNVLLAGQVGISNQAEIGDGAIATAKAGIHSNVAAGTMVTGIPAIPHKLFLKATAVYNRLPEMYQSLKELQKRSSP
- a CDS encoding NAD(P)/FAD-dependent oxidoreductase, with protein sequence MSIRVVIIGGGAAGFFAAITCGENYPDARVILLEAGREPLSKVKISGGGRCNVTHGCFDPSLLVQHYPRGGKALRGAFSRFQAKDTVAWFESQGVELKTEADGRMFPTTDSSETIVQCLLDAAEIAGVKVRTGIMVTEIAFEAGKWLVKGKSGQIWECDRLLLATGNSPSGWKWAKYCGHQVIPPVPSLFTFQISDPRLQDLPGVSVTNVKVRLPLGGKNKLEQSGPLLITHWGISGPAILKLSAWGARELHDVNYKTSLIINWLPQYKLEPLREMLLLVKSQLPRRHIISSCPVPIPSRLWERLVIASEIQPDTRWAELPNKQLDRLLHQLLQGEYQIQGKGVFKDEFVTCGGVDLKEVDFKTMESKIHPGLYFAGEILDIDGVTGGFNFQSAWTTGYLAGQAMGKTIQIS